From Uloborus diversus isolate 005 chromosome 8, Udiv.v.3.1, whole genome shotgun sequence, a single genomic window includes:
- the LOC129227301 gene encoding uncharacterized protein LOC129227301 isoform X1: MFRVQENDDGSTSIFCKTTDRLICTIRGQQRGQSVGVSCPIPRPVNVVEPSRKLVEGINSNVEISDEAYVSDSDVKPNVRYLANRAVPRISLPPLLPKEITEDFSDDCITQEQFARCLNLVSTDKFRKEDKKKLRAEFPLRLHSRTEPLFISDDLRDPKFPDDMPLTSCLGMKILQLNCSKNFINDQSISFAIKKYDTFCRFPINTVKVSSCSFPKLRCREKKEYPVCIPQKILKLEVTHKYSYGKRQRQERMLTLKTGLDKRSRKLLKLCQSRTSKVQLEKLTEEQIKKMTERKPQKFPVIEIPQSSLHGYLNNDLSSSDAEIDVVLNSSDDDIEILDPPHISQKYSTNDKGNFQSDNSSFLESKNVSISSSASTSFPATKIFTL; this comes from the exons GGTGTTAGCTGTCCCATTCCACGCCCAGTCAATGTTGTTGAACCATCTCGAAAGCTGGTAGAAGGTATCAACTCAAATGTTG AAATATCTGATGAAGCTTATGTATCAGACAGTGATGTAAAGCCTAATGTAAGATATTTAGCGAATAG AGCTGTCCCACGTATTTCTCTGCCTCCTTTGTTGCCCAAAGAAATAACAGAAGACTTTTCTGATgattgcataactcaagaacaattTGCTAGATGTTTAAATCTTGTGTCTACAGATAAATTTAGAAAGGAAGATAAAAAGAAACTAAGAGCAGAATTTCCTTTAAGACTGCACTCACGAACAGAACCTTTATTCATTAGTGATGATTTGCGTGATCCCAAATTTCCAGATGATATGCCACTGACTTCTTGCCTTGGGATGAAAATATTGCAGTTGAATTGCAGCAAAAATTTCATCAACGATCAGTCTATATCATTTGCAATAAAAAAGTATGATACTTTTTGCCGCTTTCCAATCAATACAGTAAAAGTTAGCAGTTGTAGTTTTCCAAAGTTGAGATGCCGGGAGAAGAAAGAATACCCTGTATGTATCCCtcaaaaaatcttgaaacttGAAGTGACTCACAAGTATTCTTATGGAAAAAGACAGAGGCAAGAAAGGATGCTGACATTAAAAACAG GACTGGATAAAAGAAGTCGAAAATTACTCAAGTTGTGCCAGTCCAGGACGTCTAAAGTTCAGCTAGAAAAACTCACTGAGGAACAAATTAAAAAGATGACTGAAAGAAAGCCCCAAAAGTTTCCTGTCATTGAAATACCACAAAGTTCATTGCATGGTTATCTTAACAATGATCTTTCTTCATCTGATGCGGAAATTGATGTTGTGCTTAATTCATCAGATGATGATATTGAAATTTTGGATCCCCCACATAtatcacaaaaatattcaacaaatgaCAAAGGAAATTTTCAATCTGATAACAGCAGTTTTCTAGAAAGCAAAAATGTGTCTATTTCTTCTTCTGCATCAACTTCATTCCCAGCTACTAAAATCTTTACTCTTTAA
- the LOC129227301 gene encoding uncharacterized protein LOC129227301 isoform X2 — translation MCAMFRVQENDDGSTSIFCKTTDRLICTIRGQQRGQSVGVSCPIPRPVNVVEPSRKLVEGINSNVEISDEAYVSDSDVKPNVRYLANRAVPRISLPPLLPKEITEDFSDDCITQEQFARCLNLVSTDKFRKEDKKKLRAEFPLRLHSRTEPLFISDDLRDPKFPDDMPLTSCLGMKILQLNCSKNFINDQSISFAIKKYDTFCRFPINTVKVSSCSFPKLRCREKKEYPVCIPQKILKLEVTHKYSYGKRQRQERMLTLKTGLDKRSRKLLKLCQSRTSKVQLEKLTEEQIKKMTERKPQKFPVIEIPQSSLHGYLNNDLSSSDAEIDVVLNSSDDDIEILDPPHISQKYSTNDKGNFQSDNSSFLESKNVSISSSASTSFPATKIFTL, via the exons GGTGTTAGCTGTCCCATTCCACGCCCAGTCAATGTTGTTGAACCATCTCGAAAGCTGGTAGAAGGTATCAACTCAAATGTTG AAATATCTGATGAAGCTTATGTATCAGACAGTGATGTAAAGCCTAATGTAAGATATTTAGCGAATAG AGCTGTCCCACGTATTTCTCTGCCTCCTTTGTTGCCCAAAGAAATAACAGAAGACTTTTCTGATgattgcataactcaagaacaattTGCTAGATGTTTAAATCTTGTGTCTACAGATAAATTTAGAAAGGAAGATAAAAAGAAACTAAGAGCAGAATTTCCTTTAAGACTGCACTCACGAACAGAACCTTTATTCATTAGTGATGATTTGCGTGATCCCAAATTTCCAGATGATATGCCACTGACTTCTTGCCTTGGGATGAAAATATTGCAGTTGAATTGCAGCAAAAATTTCATCAACGATCAGTCTATATCATTTGCAATAAAAAAGTATGATACTTTTTGCCGCTTTCCAATCAATACAGTAAAAGTTAGCAGTTGTAGTTTTCCAAAGTTGAGATGCCGGGAGAAGAAAGAATACCCTGTATGTATCCCtcaaaaaatcttgaaacttGAAGTGACTCACAAGTATTCTTATGGAAAAAGACAGAGGCAAGAAAGGATGCTGACATTAAAAACAG GACTGGATAAAAGAAGTCGAAAATTACTCAAGTTGTGCCAGTCCAGGACGTCTAAAGTTCAGCTAGAAAAACTCACTGAGGAACAAATTAAAAAGATGACTGAAAGAAAGCCCCAAAAGTTTCCTGTCATTGAAATACCACAAAGTTCATTGCATGGTTATCTTAACAATGATCTTTCTTCATCTGATGCGGAAATTGATGTTGTGCTTAATTCATCAGATGATGATATTGAAATTTTGGATCCCCCACATAtatcacaaaaatattcaacaaatgaCAAAGGAAATTTTCAATCTGATAACAGCAGTTTTCTAGAAAGCAAAAATGTGTCTATTTCTTCTTCTGCATCAACTTCATTCCCAGCTACTAAAATCTTTACTCTTTAA